In the genome of Helicobacteraceae bacterium, one region contains:
- a CDS encoding ABC transporter ATP-binding protein/permease, whose amino-acid sequence MRDFFKQLSFIFGKRRKIFSILLVFLSTALALAETIGLGAIMPFVAAATNPSIVQADARYKAVADFFGFQNAAEFVIAFGLALIAFYLFRAALLFVHAYLSARFAVGAGEDIKRRLFVKTLELSYADFARQNAGKLVKSVMVNSQAIASLLRALLALFAELFVFIALYATAWFAHWKITLVLSAILIVKIAIVLKAISRRIHKMGVRSSNINTVMHETLQSAFGNFKFIKITGNAPEIADGFSNRGAQLWKNSVAVQTLSALPRISIETLGFVVLCSLVIYVIARYQDASAIVPIVSMFALILYRLLPSAQRITSAFNEIQSYRHALLLVFSDLRADAPKEGDAPVSFAKEIALQDIGFRFDPKKPIINKLTLTIPKGRKIGFCGASGGGKSTLVDLICGVYEPQSGAILIDGEALTRENIKNWRKKIGYIPQDVYLFDGSVAENVAFGKPYDEEGVTHVLRQANIYDFLLQHEGVKTRVGDGGILLSGGQKQRIAIARALYGNPDVLVLDEATSALDNETEAKIMDEIYDAAKNKTLLVVAHRLSTLSRCDEVYTVKNGALYPRNLMADETAKP is encoded by the coding sequence ATGCGGGATTTTTTTAAACAACTATCGTTTATTTTTGGAAAAAGAAGAAAAATTTTCTCTATCTTGCTCGTTTTTCTCAGCACGGCGCTCGCGCTGGCGGAGACGATCGGGCTTGGGGCGATTATGCCGTTTGTAGCGGCGGCTACTAATCCGTCGATTGTCCAAGCCGACGCTCGCTACAAAGCGGTCGCGGACTTTTTCGGCTTTCAGAACGCGGCGGAGTTTGTTATCGCCTTTGGGTTGGCGTTGATCGCCTTCTATCTCTTTCGCGCCGCGCTTTTGTTTGTCCACGCCTACTTATCCGCCCGTTTTGCCGTCGGCGCGGGCGAAGATATCAAAAGACGGCTTTTCGTTAAAACGCTGGAGCTTAGTTACGCCGATTTCGCGCGGCAAAACGCGGGCAAACTCGTTAAAAGCGTTATGGTCAATTCTCAAGCGATCGCTAGTTTACTAAGGGCGCTTTTGGCTTTATTTGCCGAGCTATTTGTGTTTATCGCGCTTTACGCGACCGCATGGTTTGCGCATTGGAAAATTACGCTTGTTTTAAGCGCGATTTTGATCGTGAAAATCGCGATCGTGCTAAAGGCGATCTCTAGGCGCATTCATAAAATGGGCGTTAGGAGTTCCAATATAAATACCGTTATGCACGAGACGCTTCAATCGGCATTCGGCAATTTCAAATTTATCAAGATAACGGGGAACGCGCCAGAGATCGCGGACGGGTTTTCAAACCGCGGCGCGCAATTATGGAAAAATAGCGTCGCCGTTCAGACGCTAAGCGCTCTGCCGCGCATCTCGATCGAGACGCTAGGTTTTGTCGTCTTGTGTTCTTTGGTTATCTATGTGATCGCCAGATACCAAGACGCTTCGGCTATCGTGCCGATCGTTTCGATGTTCGCGCTGATTTTATACCGCCTGTTGCCCTCCGCGCAACGCATTACATCCGCTTTTAACGAGATTCAATCGTATCGGCACGCTTTGCTGCTCGTGTTTAGCGATCTGAGGGCGGACGCGCCAAAAGAGGGCGACGCGCCCGTATCTTTTGCGAAAGAGATAGCGTTGCAAGATATTGGCTTTCGTTTCGATCCGAAAAAACCGATTATAAATAAGCTGACGCTGACGATTCCAAAAGGGCGAAAAATAGGTTTTTGCGGCGCAAGCGGCGGCGGCAAAAGCACGCTTGTCGATCTAATTTGCGGCGTTTACGAGCCGCAAAGCGGCGCGATCTTAATCGACGGCGAGGCTTTAACGCGCGAAAATATCAAAAATTGGCGCAAAAAGATCGGATATATTCCGCAAGACGTTTATCTGTTTGACGGAAGCGTAGCCGAGAATGTAGCTTTTGGGAAGCCTTACGACGAGGAGGGAGTTACGCACGTTTTGCGCCAAGCCAACATCTACGATTTTCTGCTTCAACACGAGGGCGTTAAAACCCGCGTGGGCGACGGCGGCATTCTGCTTAGCGGCGGGCAAAAACAGAGAATCGCGATCGCCCGCGCGCTATACGGAAACCCCGACGTTTTAGTGTTGGACGAAGCGACAAGCGCGCTGGATAACGAAACCGAAGCGAAAATTATGGACGAGATCTACGACGCGGCGAAAAACAAAACGCTTCTTGTCGTCGCGCACCGCTTAAGCACGCTCTCTCGCTGCGACGAGGTATATACGGTCAAAAACGGCGCGCTTTACCCGCGAAATCTTATGGCGGACGAAACGGCAAAGCCGTAA
- a CDS encoding M15 family metallopeptidase yields the protein MRRRDFLALSLGAAAAIGCVANRNAALIERAKIAQALSPVTPSEEEFVSDETDETIEDGIGADTPKDHLAIIEEAQNLKPVVAEGEELEALKATFARLSSVQKYIGFGNFNVISFDAMISVAKTSNAIGAFTQKELDYLEALFFRDAKEYGFFGSKVTDSLTSVITQKDIFKAPHTGHFLYKGQAAKVYESVKKDIGDTIIMTSGVRGVPKQFYLFLAKTLQCKGDYSEASHSLAPAGYSYHGIGDFDVGKIGFGEKNFTQDFAQTEEYEKLMQLGYIAIRYPRGNPYGVYFEPWHVEVV from the coding sequence GTGCGTAGAAGGGATTTTTTGGCGTTGTCGCTTGGAGCGGCGGCGGCGATCGGTTGCGTGGCTAACAGAAACGCCGCTTTGATCGAGCGAGCCAAAATCGCTCAAGCGCTTTCGCCGGTTACGCCAAGCGAGGAAGAGTTCGTTTCGGACGAGACCGACGAAACTATAGAAGACGGCATAGGCGCCGATACGCCAAAAGATCATCTAGCGATTATCGAGGAGGCGCAAAACCTAAAGCCCGTCGTAGCCGAAGGCGAAGAGTTAGAGGCGCTTAAAGCGACGTTTGCGCGCTTAAGTAGCGTTCAGAAATATATCGGTTTTGGCAATTTTAACGTTATCAGTTTTGACGCGATGATCAGCGTGGCGAAAACCTCTAACGCGATCGGCGCTTTTACGCAAAAAGAGCTGGACTATCTTGAGGCGCTCTTTTTTCGCGACGCGAAAGAATACGGCTTTTTCGGCTCTAAAGTAACCGACAGCTTAACCTCCGTTATCACGCAAAAAGATATTTTCAAAGCGCCGCATACGGGACACTTCCTTTATAAAGGGCAGGCGGCGAAGGTTTATGAGAGCGTCAAAAAGGATATTGGCGACACGATAATAATGACCAGCGGCGTGCGCGGCGTTCCCAAACAATTTTACCTGTTTTTAGCGAAAACGTTGCAGTGTAAAGGCGACTACTCCGAAGCCTCGCACTCATTGGCGCCGGCGGGTTACTCCTATCATGGGATCGGCGATTTCGACGTGGGCAAAATAGGTTTTGGCGAAAAGAACTTTACGCAGGATTTCGCGCAAACCGAAGAGTATGAAAAACTTATGCAGCTTGGATATATAGCGATCCGCTACCCCAGAGGAAACCCTTACGGCGTATATTTTGAGCCGTGGCATGTCGAGGTGGTCTAA
- the gltX gene encoding glutamate--tRNA ligase, producing MIVTRFAPSPTGFLHIGGLRTALFSYLWARKNGGKFLLRIEDTDLARNSEAATKAILEAFEWAGMEYDGAIEYQSKRFNIYAEYIQKLLDRGEAYYCYMTKEELDALREDQQKRGERPRYDGRYRNGDLPPREGIAPVVRIKAPLSGSIAFEDGIKGAVEFDASQLDDFIIARSDQTPTYNFVVAIDDYLTGVTCVIRGDDHLSNAPKQIVVYRAFGWDTPKFYHVPMILNAEGKKLSKRDGATDVMEYKKAGYLPEALLNFLVRLGWSWGDQEIFSREEMLRFFDPSQINKSASAFNASKLLWINHEHIKALSDERLIESLKADFDLDLSGFENRSALLRLCKEKAQTLEALAREARKFVSRPSGYEEKDLPIVTTESIAIALKFLDFARGKESAHKAIEEFLQIENLKMPQLAKPLRIAIFGSATGASLDATLDILGLDEAKIRVNLLLECVK from the coding sequence ATGATTGTAACTCGTTTCGCCCCGTCGCCCACGGGGTTTTTGCATATCGGCGGTTTAAGAACGGCGCTGTTTTCCTACCTTTGGGCGCGTAAAAACGGCGGCAAGTTTCTGCTTAGGATCGAGGATACCGATCTAGCGCGCAATAGCGAGGCGGCTACGAAGGCGATCTTAGAGGCTTTCGAGTGGGCGGGTATGGAGTATGACGGCGCGATCGAGTATCAATCCAAGCGATTTAACATTTACGCCGAATATATACAAAAACTGCTCGATCGCGGCGAGGCGTATTACTGCTATATGACCAAGGAGGAGTTAGACGCTCTGCGCGAAGATCAGCAAAAACGCGGCGAAAGACCGCGTTACGACGGTCGTTACAGAAACGGCGATCTGCCGCCGCGCGAAGGCATCGCTCCCGTTGTTCGGATCAAAGCGCCGCTAAGCGGCTCGATCGCCTTTGAGGACGGGATCAAAGGAGCGGTGGAGTTTGACGCCAGCCAGCTAGACGATTTTATCATCGCCCGATCAGACCAAACGCCCACGTATAACTTTGTTGTGGCGATCGACGACTATCTAACGGGCGTAACCTGCGTGATAAGGGGCGACGATCACCTCTCCAACGCGCCCAAACAGATCGTAGTCTATCGCGCTTTCGGTTGGGATACGCCTAAGTTTTACCATGTGCCGATGATCCTAAACGCCGAAGGCAAAAAACTCAGCAAACGCGACGGCGCGACCGACGTTATGGAGTATAAAAAGGCGGGCTATCTGCCCGAAGCGTTGCTAAATTTCCTTGTGCGCTTAGGCTGGAGCTGGGGCGATCAAGAGATATTTAGCCGCGAGGAGATGCTACGCTTTTTCGATCCATCGCAGATCAACAAGTCCGCTTCGGCGTTTAACGCGAGCAAACTATTGTGGATTAACCACGAGCATATCAAGGCGCTAAGCGACGAGCGGTTAATCGAGTCGCTAAAGGCGGATTTCGATCTGGATTTAAGCGGCTTTGAAAACCGATCGGCGCTGTTGCGACTTTGCAAAGAAAAGGCGCAAACGCTAGAGGCGCTAGCGCGAGAGGCAAGAAAGTTCGTTTCGCGCCCAAGCGGCTACGAAGAAAAGGATTTGCCGATCGTTACGACGGAGTCGATCGCGATCGCGCTAAAGTTTTTAGATTTCGCGCGGGGCAAGGAGAGCGCGCATAAGGCGATAGAGGAGTTTTTGCAAATCGAAAACCTTAAAATGCCGCAACTCGCCAAGCCGCTTAGAATCGCGATTTTTGGGTCGGCGACAGGCGCTAGTCTGGACGCGACATTAGACATTTTGGGGCTAGACGAAGCAAAAATTAGGGTAAATTTGCTGCTAGAATGCGTGAAATAA
- the rimI gene encoding ribosomal protein S18-alanine N-acetyltransferase, which yields MRAIIGKQASKRRETLTPTMKMSENRTITRASIDDLSSLAALENRCFTLDDWRLNRRAFRYHLTRENYLIKAVIDGAIAGYALVFTAKTRDWARLYALGVDPVYHRLGIGRALLENAIAHAKSLDKKRLFLEVRIDNSAAIALYEKFGFRKIALIKAYYPRGADGLKMNLRLSDGRMD from the coding sequence TTGCGCGCGATTATAGGCAAACAAGCCTCAAAACGACGCGAGACTTTAACGCCGACGATGAAAATGAGCGAAAACCGAACGATTACCAGAGCCTCTATAGACGATTTATCCTCCCTTGCGGCGCTTGAAAACCGCTGTTTTACGCTTGACGACTGGCGCTTAAACAGACGCGCTTTTCGCTATCACCTAACGCGCGAAAACTATCTAATCAAAGCGGTTATCGACGGCGCGATCGCGGGCTACGCGCTGGTTTTCACGGCAAAAACCAGAGATTGGGCTAGGCTTTACGCGCTTGGAGTCGATCCCGTTTATCATAGGCTTGGCATAGGGCGCGCGTTGCTTGAAAACGCGATCGCGCACGCAAAGTCGCTTGATAAAAAACGGCTGTTTTTGGAGGTTAGGATCGACAATAGCGCCGCGATCGCGCTCTATGAAAAGTTTGGGTTTCGTAAAATCGCGCTTATAAAAGCCTACTATCCGCGCGGCGCGGACGGCTTAAAAATGAATCTGAGGCTGAGCGATGGGCGAATGGATTGA
- a CDS encoding mechanosensitive ion channel: MGEWIDKIWEYLNYVFLDIGDAHISALGIFKFVFVFWFGFFLGRLFRRRIASLSQLTRENRQLISSIGYYAIVIGAIFIGLSALGVNLSALAVIAGAISVGVGFGLQNIVSNFVSGIILLFEKTIRVGDLIELPTKERGWVRQINMRSTAIITSDNIEIIVPNQTFITQNIVNLSFSDGVRRIIIPFSVAYGSIIDEVKRVVIAKVESSDLKYERSKPLSARLVSLGDSALNFVLVVYIGTGINDPVPYDYDFLPLIYDALNEANIAIPFPQLDLRVKTETS, from the coding sequence ATGGGCGAATGGATTGATAAGATTTGGGAGTATCTTAACTATGTTTTTTTGGATATAGGCGACGCGCATATATCCGCGCTGGGCATATTTAAGTTCGTTTTTGTTTTCTGGTTCGGCTTTTTCCTAGGGCGGCTGTTTCGGCGGCGGATCGCGTCGTTATCGCAACTAACCCGCGAAAACAGACAACTGATCTCCAGTATCGGCTACTACGCGATCGTAATCGGCGCTATCTTTATCGGTTTGTCCGCGCTTGGCGTAAATCTTTCGGCGCTCGCCGTGATCGCGGGCGCGATCTCGGTAGGCGTGGGCTTTGGTCTGCAAAATATCGTCTCTAATTTCGTCAGCGGAATAATTCTGCTCTTTGAAAAGACGATACGAGTGGGCGATCTGATAGAGCTTCCGACCAAAGAACGCGGCTGGGTCAGGCAGATCAATATGCGATCGACCGCCATTATTACGAGCGATAATATCGAGATTATCGTCCCGAATCAGACTTTTATCACGCAAAATATCGTCAATCTATCGTTTAGCGACGGCGTTCGGCGGATCATAATCCCCTTTAGCGTCGCTTACGGAAGCATTATAGACGAGGTAAAGCGCGTCGTGATCGCAAAAGTTGAATCGAGCGATCTTAAATACGAGCGATCAAAACCGCTCTCCGCGCGGCTTGTCTCGTTAGGCGATAGCGCGTTGAACTTCGTTCTGGTCGTCTATATCGGCACGGGGATTAACGATCCCGTTCCGTATGACTATGATTTTCTACCGCTGATCTACGACGCGCTAAACGAGGCGAATATCGCTATCCCATTCCCGCAACTCGATCTGCGCGTGAAAACGGAAACTTCGTAA
- a CDS encoding 2-isopropylmalate synthase, with amino-acid sequence MARAIKIFDTTLRDGEQSPGASMTTPEKVRIAKQLEKLGVDIIEAGFAIASPGDFDAIRQISEIVTNSVVCSLARATSKDIERAAEALKDAKRKRIHTFIATSPIHMEYKLKMKPDEVIRRAIEAVKLARSLVDDVEFSCEDATRSELPFLREIISATIEAGASTINIPDTVGYAIPFEYRNFIGEIVDFVGDKAVVSVHCHNDLGLASANSLAAILAGAGQTECTINGLGERAGNASLEEIAMTLRVRKDLFDGADTRINAKEIYASSRLLAETCGIEPQPNKAIVGKNAFAHESGIHQDGVLKRRETYEIMSAEDIGLDRNRLTLGKLSGSHAFKQKLKELGFEPSEEEFKRAFDRFKELADRKKIVYDEDIRSLLTSESANVPAEFTLVNMQLTDCSGGVPFSTVTIRKANGEEVTDAAIGGGTIDAVFKAIDRVCGFSGELLDYKVDAVSEGKDALARVLVKVVFDDNKPAVMGHGLDVDTMKASAEAYVGSLNSYLAMKDALRKVDRTSV; translated from the coding sequence ATGGCTAGAGCTATTAAAATATTCGACACTACGTTAAGAGACGGCGAACAGTCGCCCGGCGCCTCTATGACCACGCCGGAAAAGGTCAGGATCGCGAAGCAACTTGAAAAACTGGGCGTGGACATTATCGAAGCGGGTTTCGCGATCGCAAGTCCGGGCGATTTCGACGCGATTAGGCAGATTAGCGAGATCGTAACGAACAGCGTCGTGTGTTCGCTCGCTAGAGCGACAAGCAAAGATATAGAACGCGCGGCGGAGGCTCTTAAAGACGCCAAGCGAAAGCGTATTCACACCTTTATCGCCACCAGCCCGATCCACATGGAATACAAGCTAAAGATGAAGCCCGACGAGGTGATCCGCCGCGCGATCGAGGCGGTCAAACTCGCGCGATCGCTAGTTGACGACGTAGAGTTTAGCTGCGAGGACGCGACGCGAAGCGAACTTCCGTTTTTGAGAGAGATTATATCGGCTACGATCGAGGCGGGCGCGAGCACAATCAACATTCCCGATACGGTCGGTTACGCGATCCCGTTCGAGTATCGGAACTTTATCGGCGAAATTGTCGATTTTGTGGGCGACAAAGCGGTTGTGAGCGTGCATTGCCACAACGATCTAGGGCTTGCCAGCGCGAACTCTCTGGCGGCGATCTTAGCGGGCGCGGGGCAGACGGAATGCACGATCAACGGACTTGGCGAGCGCGCGGGCAACGCCTCGCTAGAAGAGATCGCGATGACGCTTAGAGTGCGAAAAGACCTATTTGACGGCGCGGACACGCGAATTAACGCCAAAGAGATCTACGCCTCCAGCCGCTTATTAGCTGAAACCTGCGGGATCGAACCGCAACCCAACAAAGCGATCGTCGGCAAAAACGCCTTCGCGCACGAAAGCGGCATACATCAAGACGGCGTGTTGAAGCGCCGCGAAACTTACGAGATTATGAGCGCGGAGGATATAGGACTAGATCGCAACCGCCTGACTTTGGGGAAACTAAGCGGATCGCACGCCTTCAAACAGAAATTAAAAGAGCTTGGCTTCGAGCCGAGCGAAGAGGAGTTTAAACGCGCCTTCGATCGTTTCAAGGAGCTTGCCGATCGCAAAAAGATCGTCTATGACGAGGATATTCGCTCCCTGCTTACTAGCGAAAGCGCCAACGTCCCAGCCGAATTTACGCTGGTAAATATGCAGCTTACCGATTGTAGCGGGGGCGTGCCGTTTAGCACGGTTACGATCAGGAAAGCGAACGGCGAGGAGGTTACGGACGCGGCGATCGGAGGCGGAACGATCGATGCTGTGTTTAAAGCGATCGATCGCGTATGCGGCTTTTCGGGAGAGTTGCTCGATTACAAGGTTGACGCGGTGAGCGAGGGCAAGGACGCGCTGGCGAGAGTGCTGGTTAAGGTGGTGTTCGACGATAATAAGCCCGCCGTAATGGGACACGGGCTAGACGTGGATACCATGAAAGCGTCGGCGGAAGCCTATGTCGGATCGCTTAACAGCTATCTGGCGATGAAAGACGCTTTGAGAAAGGTCGATCGAACGTCGGTTTAA
- the pssA gene encoding CDP-diacylglycerol--serine O-phosphatidyltransferase gives MVNIKNLKIAYLFPNLFTAGSMFLAVLAIVAAEQGAFEKAFWFVVLSAIFDALDGRVARLTKTSSQFGKEFDSLADVVAFGVAPAFIFYFAAGDEFGRLGVLAAALFVVFGAVRLARFNVISSSTEPNVFIGLPIPAAALFVVSATMLVVNYDSGRGAKLALLIASAIIAVLMVSNIRYPSFKQIHFQKSYFLRALIALIAACSLFYLYQIEFLAFIALIYALAGPARTLWTIILRKRKARNNG, from the coding sequence ATGGTGAATATCAAAAACCTTAAAATAGCCTATCTATTCCCCAATCTTTTCACGGCGGGCAGTATGTTTTTGGCGGTGTTAGCAATCGTAGCCGCCGAACAAGGAGCCTTTGAAAAGGCGTTCTGGTTCGTCGTGCTTTCGGCGATCTTTGACGCGCTAGACGGGCGGGTGGCGCGGCTTACGAAAACCAGTAGCCAATTCGGCAAAGAGTTCGACAGCCTAGCCGACGTAGTGGCTTTCGGCGTGGCGCCCGCGTTTATTTTCTATTTCGCGGCGGGAGACGAGTTTGGTAGATTGGGCGTTTTAGCGGCGGCGCTGTTCGTCGTTTTTGGCGCGGTGAGGCTCGCGCGCTTTAACGTGATCAGCTCCTCGACGGAACCGAACGTTTTTATCGGGCTGCCTATTCCCGCCGCCGCGCTCTTCGTCGTAAGCGCGACAATGCTTGTCGTCAATTACGATTCGGGGCGGGGCGCGAAACTAGCGCTTCTGATCGCTTCGGCAATTATCGCGGTTTTAATGGTAAGCAATATACGTTACCCCAGTTTTAAGCAGATACATTTTCAAAAGAGCTATTTTCTGCGGGCGTTGATCGCGCTGATCGCGGCATGTTCGCTTTTTTATCTATATCAGATTGAGTTTTTAGCGTTTATCGCGCTTATTTACGCGCTCGCGGGTCCCGCCCGAACGTTATGGACAATCATATTACGCAAACGAAAGGCTCGCAACAATGGCTAG
- the ftsH gene encoding ATP-dependent zinc metalloprotease FtsH has translation MANQNQPSSENGGRNNNFFNNNPLLIFAIIAIAAIALFKYISANSDAAMDGAITGAPITQTVSRNVPYSDFKRLLKNGEISQVMIGKNSIQAIGVSGSTQTNYYARRVAPDESLLPLLEENNVPYGGMSEENWLADILFSWVLPILIFFGIWMLLTNRMQKSIGGSVLGMGSAKNLISAEKPAIKFDDMAGAEEAKEEVKEIVDFLKNPDRYIKLGAKIPKGILLVGPPGTGKTLLAKAVAGEASVPFFSVSASGFIEMFVGVGAARVRDLFEQAKRQAPAIVFIDELDALGKSRAASGFGGNDEREQTLNQLLAEMDGFASTEPIIILAATNRPEILDPALLRPGRFDRQVLVDKPDFKGRLEILKVHVKAVKLSESVDLEIIAKMTAGLAGADLANIVNEATLLAGRKEKDVVDNDDMREAVERSIAGLEKKSRRISPKEKRIVAFHESGHALIAETTKGAKKVNKVSIIPRGLAALGYTLNTPEENKYLMQQSELIAEVDVLLGGRAAEEIFIGEISTGAANDLERATDIIKAMVTIYGMSDVAGLMVMEKRPSGFLGSPYGFGKSKDYSEKLAEETDFYIKRTLSDRYEAVKERLTTYGEAIDEIGAALLAEEVIEGAKVKEIIGAFEAKMGIVREKEDEEVTEAKENENADSGA, from the coding sequence ATGGCTAACCAAAATCAGCCGTCTTCCGAAAACGGCGGGCGCAATAACAATTTTTTTAACAACAACCCGCTTCTGATCTTCGCGATCATCGCGATAGCGGCGATAGCGTTATTCAAGTATATATCCGCGAACTCGGACGCGGCTATGGACGGCGCGATTACCGGCGCGCCGATAACGCAGACCGTCTCGCGCAACGTCCCTTATTCCGATTTTAAAAGATTACTAAAAAACGGCGAAATATCGCAGGTGATGATTGGCAAAAACTCGATTCAGGCGATCGGCGTTAGCGGATCGACGCAGACCAACTACTACGCCCGTAGAGTCGCCCCCGACGAATCGTTGCTGCCCCTGCTCGAAGAGAACAACGTGCCTTACGGCGGTATGAGCGAGGAGAACTGGCTCGCGGACATTCTCTTTAGCTGGGTGCTGCCTATTCTTATCTTTTTTGGCATTTGGATGCTACTTACAAACCGTATGCAAAAGAGCATCGGCGGTAGCGTGCTAGGCATGGGAAGCGCCAAAAATCTGATAAGCGCCGAAAAACCCGCGATCAAATTCGACGATATGGCTGGCGCGGAGGAGGCGAAGGAGGAGGTCAAAGAGATCGTCGATTTTCTCAAAAATCCCGATCGCTATATCAAACTCGGCGCGAAAATCCCCAAAGGCATACTGCTGGTGGGACCTCCCGGCACGGGCAAAACGCTACTTGCCAAAGCGGTGGCGGGCGAAGCGAGCGTGCCGTTTTTCTCCGTCAGCGCCAGCGGTTTCATAGAGATGTTTGTAGGCGTGGGAGCGGCGCGGGTGCGCGATCTGTTTGAGCAGGCAAAAAGGCAGGCGCCCGCGATCGTCTTTATCGACGAGCTTGACGCGCTAGGCAAAAGCCGCGCGGCTTCCGGCTTTGGCGGCAACGACGAACGCGAGCAGACGCTAAATCAATTGCTCGCCGAGATGGACGGCTTCGCCTCCACCGAACCGATCATTATATTGGCGGCTACCAACCGCCCAGAGATTCTCGACCCCGCGCTTTTACGCCCGGGGCGCTTCGATCGACAGGTGCTGGTGGACAAGCCCGACTTCAAAGGGCGGCTGGAAATTTTGAAAGTTCATGTAAAAGCGGTCAAACTATCCGAAAGCGTCGATCTGGAGATAATCGCTAAGATGACGGCGGGTCTGGCTGGCGCGGATTTAGCCAATATCGTCAACGAGGCGACTCTGCTCGCCGGGCGTAAAGAGAAAGACGTCGTCGATAACGACGATATGCGCGAAGCGGTGGAGCGATCGATCGCGGGATTAGAGAAAAAATCGCGTCGTATCAGCCCAAAAGAAAAACGAATCGTAGCCTTCCACGAAAGCGGACACGCGCTGATCGCCGAAACGACAAAGGGCGCGAAAAAGGTTAATAAAGTCTCGATTATTCCTCGCGGTCTGGCGGCTTTGGGCTACACGCTAAACACGCCCGAAGAGAACAAGTATCTGATGCAGCAAAGCGAATTGATCGCCGAAGTGGACGTGTTGCTTGGCGGACGCGCGGCTGAGGAGATCTTTATCGGCGAGATCAGCACCGGCGCGGCAAACGATCTAGAACGCGCCACCGATATTATTAAGGCGATGGTGACGATCTACGGCATGAGCGACGTCGCGGGGCTAATGGTGATGGAAAAACGCCCGAGCGGATTTTTGGGTTCGCCTTACGGGTTTGGCAAGAGCAAGGATTACAGCGAAAAACTTGCCGAAGAGACCGATTTTTATATTAAGCGGACGCTTTCAGATCGCTACGAGGCGGTAAAGGAGCGTTTAACGACATACGGCGAGGCGATCGACGAGATCGGCGCGGCGTTGCTTGCCGAAGAGGTGATCGAGGGCGCCAAAGTCAAAGAGATTATCGGCGCGTTTGAGGCAAAAATGGGTATCGTCCGCGAAAAAGAGGACGAGGAGGTTACGGAGGCGAAAGAGAATGAAAACGCTGATTCTGGCGCGTGA
- a CDS encoding 50S ribosomal protein L11 methyltransferase: MSVDNVTPEEAYAVGTLLNAPYIDENGAYIFAFSEKEAAIEEAIVAIAPNAVLSWRERDDAWITEYEKSFEPIEIGEFRVRPSREKRRGDLIDLAIDAATAFGSGRHETTASCLEALSRFELNAKSVLDVGCGSGILAIAAAKKGAMISLCDTDERAVKTAKENCEINGVKPKEIWVGSVDKVTNNYDLITANIVADVLIAIKSDLRRALKAGAILIVSGVLERFEKRFDACYGDLKTLFVVKRGEWRTIAYNNV; encoded by the coding sequence TTGAGCGTTGACAACGTTACTCCAGAGGAGGCTTACGCGGTCGGGACGCTCTTGAACGCGCCGTATATCGACGAAAACGGCGCGTATATTTTCGCGTTTAGCGAGAAAGAGGCGGCGATCGAAGAGGCGATCGTCGCGATCGCGCCTAACGCCGTTTTATCGTGGCGCGAAAGAGACGACGCGTGGATAACGGAGTATGAAAAAAGTTTTGAGCCTATCGAGATCGGCGAGTTTCGCGTCCGCCCTTCGCGAGAAAAGCGGCGCGGCGATCTAATCGATCTGGCGATAGACGCGGCTACGGCTTTTGGCTCCGGTCGCCACGAGACGACCGCGAGCTGCTTGGAGGCGCTAAGCCGATTTGAGCTTAACGCGAAGAGCGTCTTAGACGTAGGTTGCGGCAGCGGGATTTTGGCGATCGCGGCGGCGAAAAAAGGCGCTATGATCAGCCTGTGCGACACGGACGAGCGGGCGGTTAAAACCGCTAAAGAAAATTGCGAGATCAACGGCGTGAAACCAAAGGAGATATGGGTCGGATCGGTGGATAAAGTTACAAACAATTATGATTTGATTACGGCAAACATAGTCGCGGACGTTTTAATCGCGATAAAAAGCGATCTACGCCGCGCTCTAAAAGCGGGCGCGATTCTGATCGTCTCCGGCGTTTTGGAGCGTTTTGAAAAGCGTTTTGACGCCTGCTACGGCGATCTGAAAACCTTATTTGTCGTAAAACGCGGCGAGTGGCGAACGATCGCGTATAACAATGTTTAA